The Arachis ipaensis cultivar K30076 chromosome B03, Araip1.1, whole genome shotgun sequence region tcaatttttgttccatttttcttcaattcttcttcttcggtcttggtttgaagtttggtTCTGAATGTTTTGTAAATTGTAATTTCCTGTTGTTGATAGATCTGTCTTGTACTCTTGAATTTGCTGGTTGCTGATGGTTGAAAATTTACAAATTTGCAAATTTGTATATGGTTTTGAACTTCTGATTGCTCTGTTACTCTGTTAAATCGTGTATTAAAATAAACTTACTCTGTTATATCATTTGTATCAACCAGAACACCTAatacttactcttttattctgttttagtgttttctaattgCTCAATGGCTCTGATAATGTTTTACTGGTTCACCAGGctcctaatttttttgttcatatttgctcATGGTCTGTTGCAAAAATTAGAAATCAAAtcattattgaaatttttttatttttgtttatctttattgatttcaggtttagtgtgGTTACTTTATGCTTGTTTTATAATGTTTGTTGCTGGATGAAGTGTGCTTCACTTGGCATGCCTTGTATCTGATGCTGGAATGGTGGAGCTGCTCCTACAATTTAGAGGGAAGATTGCAACTGCAAAATTACTTATTTTAAGGTAGTTATGTCAGTAGTTCTTCTATCTTTTAGATGATGTACTTTATGCTCTAAAGTGCAACTTGCCAAAGGCTGCCCTAAGAGGAGACAAACCCATTCGTCTTCATACTGTGTGTCCTATATATTATATGCCTTTGAAATTATCTGTCCTAGCTATGAAGATCTACCCCGCCTCTTGTTATATTCTGTTTCTGCACTTGTAGTCACATTTCTTATCTTACTTTATGTGCTAAACATCTAGTTCATGAGAAACTTCATAGAATTAAGGCTAGTGAAACATTGTTATAATTTACTGGATAATGCATGTTTTTCTAAGTAATACATATACATTTGGTACTTTTCAAGTGTTTCAAGTGATAACAACACTCGAGAGCATTATATTTAtgcgtgtttttttttattgttggaaTCAGCCACTTTCTGAGGTAGTTATTAAGGGAGAGGGCATTTATTCAGTTTCATTATGATTCATTTTGTGTTCATTTTTGAGATATTTGTTTGGTTGAATCAGACATTTTTGTGAATATGATAAACACATGATTTGGTATGTGTATAAAGTATAAACTTTTTTTCGATTTCTTACGGTACATACAATTAAATATCTAAATGACTTATTGCTTGAGTTTTATAGTTTATTTTCTAATGATTTATTAGAATGTTGTTAGTTTATAATATAATGATAACGCGTATtctattctaaaacggttttttcggttgaaccgcCGGTTAgaccggttgaaccaataaaccagtaaacCAGTAACTAAAACGGTTAGATgaccggtccgattttcagaaccttggtgtGGACCATGTTAAAATCAGAAAACTCAGGTCTAAAAACACATAAATTAAAGTTGAAGGgtatacatttttttttaattttttttttctgtactCCATGTTATAGGTTGAGTTGGCGAAAGTAAGTAGCTTTGGTGAAGTTGTTACATTTTATTACAGGATTCTCAGTTCAGGCTAAAGTAGCTTAGTGTTGAGTAGCGTTATCAGTGATTGATCTGCGGGTGTACGTTAGCGTAAGATGCGCTTCGATTGAAACTCTCTTTGAACCGCTAATTTCATTTCAATTACAATGGCTCAGATTCCCAACCTGGACAATGCCCCCATCAATCTCATTTCAATCAGGTATACCtcttttaaaagtattatttgataacaattctaaatttttaatttatatggtTATATTTCAGGGAACAATCCCAAAAGGAGCTCATCAACATCCTCAAGAACGTAATTGTTTCTCAATTCCCACCAATTTGTTTGTCCTTTTTTGGTTTTGAGTGCAATTCGTTGTGATGGCACTCAAAAATCAAACTGACTTTGTAAATTGCTTGTGGTCGTTCTTGTTTTAGATTCGAGGGAAGAAGTGTTTGGTTATCGATCCGAAGCTAGgggactctctctctctcatcataCAGACATCATTACTCAAGGTAATCAAATTTTCTGTCTTTTGCTTCTATTCAATTTTTACACGGAACATATTTATTGTATTAGATTTCAGAAAAATCATTCTTGCCCATGGAAAATAGTTGGAATTTTTTTATAAGTAGTAGTTTGTTGTTTAGATGATTGGATAGTTTTATTGTATACTGAGAGGTTGTGTTGAACTGGTGAAATAGGAGCATGGAGTTGAATTACGGCATCTTTCAGCTGACCACATTCAAACTGACTGCACCAAAGTGGTCTACCTCGTGCAATCTCAGCCTAATTTGATGCGACATATATGTTCTAATATTCACCATGACGAATCGAAAGGACTACAAAGAGAATATCATGTTTATTTTGTTCCCCGCCGCACTGTTGTTTGTGAGAAAGTGTGTTTTCCCTTAACTTGAGTATGTTGTACTAGTATACTTGTCCTACCAtacaaaataattatattttcttGTGAACAGGTTCTTGAGGAAGAGAAATTACATAACATGGTTACAATCGGGGAGTatcccttgtatattgtaccaaTGGATGAGGATGTACTATCATTTGAGCTTGACCTTGCTTACAAAGTATGTTGTTGGATATTACCATTTCTGCTCTTCCTGATATATTTATTGAGTTAATTTGGTATTGTTGTCCCTATGAGTTATAATTTATCATCTTTGAAATTGTCTTCCATTTAATATTTGCTTTGAACAATTACTTATCCTTGTTTGCCTTCTCATCTATGGTAGGAGTGCCAAGTTGATGGTGATACAAGCTCGCTTTGGCATATCGCAAAAGCAATTCACAAACTTGAGGTTGTAGTTTTGAATACATAATGTTGTCAAATTTGTTAGCAGGGAAGTTTTGGACTCAGAACAATTATCATCAAACTGATAGGAGATAATCAAATACAAATAGAATTCCCTTTTTGATATAATATCATCGATCTGCTTGTCCTCTTTCTTAAAATTGTTTCGTTGTtgtgttttattattttattttgcagtTCTCTTTTGGAGTGATACCAAATCTGAGGGCAAAAGGAAAAGCATCTGTGCGTGTTGCAGACATCCTTAACCGAATGCAGGCTGAGGAACCAGTCAACTCATCTGACGTAATCATGCTCTACTCTgtttttttccctttctttcttcaAGATAACTGGCAACAGTAAAACAGCCAAAAGATACCCCATAAAGAATAAAACTCATACACACAGTGAGAGTTTTCAAAGCTTATTTAAATACGCCGTACAGTCCTCTGATTGTTTGATATTTGTATATAGATGGTTATGCCAGAGATAAACACGCTAATCCTTTTAGATAGAGAGGTATGTCCTTCCGTTCCATTTACTGGATACAATTGACATCCTCAAAACTTATCACTGAAATTGGGTGCACAATGAATGCAGGTGGATATGGTTACTCCTTTGTGTTCTCAATTAACATATGAAGGATTACTTGATGAGGCAAGTTAATGCAGAAGCAGCCTACATATTTATGAAAGGATACATATTGCATAGTATATTTTATTGCTTGTTATTTGATGATCGGTCTTTTCTCCTAAGAATATGAGAATATCTCCTAATCAAGTTTGGTCTGCTTAGTATATTCCTTCCCTTCATTTCTTTCTGAATTTTAATATTGTAAGTATGAATACCAAAACTTTCCAATACCTGCTTTAGTTATTTGGATAAGTAGTTTTGGAGCGTTATGTAGCCTTCATGGCTTATTCTGGTGCCATGATTTtgttttcagaaatatataatttcAGCATATGGAAAGAGTTGAAATGTGGCTTTACCTTTTTTCTATCTTATTGCATTTGTATACTGCAGTTTTTGAATATCAAGAATGGTTCTGTAGAGCTTGATGCGTCTATTATGGGACTTCAGCAAGAGGGGAAAAAAACTAAAGTTCCACTTAATTCAACGTAGGTTACTTTTCTGACTTCCTCTTTTAGTTTCTACCTTCTATTAATGATGCAATGTTGATGGATGTTAACTCTCTTATCTATGAGGTTTGAGATGCTTTACTTGCATCATACCTGTTATCTTTTATTTACGATTTGCTCTTTATATATCTTAAAATTTGCTTTCCTGTCCTGTGTTAGTGACAAGCTCTTCAAGGAGATACGGGATCTCAACTTTGAAGTTGTTGTCCAGGttgattttatatttatcttgactaatttctctctctctctcactctctctctctctctctctctctctctctctctctcactcacacacacacacacacacacacacacatgccAAAGAAGCATTTTGACTACTTAAGGCAAGCTTGAATGACCATggatcttttcttcttttactttcCTTTTCTTACTCTATAGAAACTAGGTTACTTGTAATATTTCTCCATTCTTGCTTGTCTGCATTATACCAAGAAATCTTATTTTGTGGTACTCATTGTTGTCCCATATGTTTGTAACTTCCATTTTTAGGAGAGAACTACTACATAGCTATGGATTTGAGCACATAACAACCCTAAATAATTTAGAGAAAGCTGGGCTCTTTAAAAAGCAGGTATCATGAACTAGTTGTTTACTTGCAAGCTCAAATGGGTCTCtgggtttttttaatttttttttattatatttgtgGACATATTTTTAACTAATGCTTATTTTGCATTTGATCCTCTTAGGAGTCAAGGAGCAACTGGCTTACCATAAAACGTGCTCTGCAGCTTGTGGTTGAAGACACTGATACAGCCAAGTAATTTTCTTCTAGATAATGTGATGCTTGGACACCTTTATTGTGTTTTTCCAATTTTGATTAGGAGGTTGATGCATGTTAGTGTAAAAGTGCTAGAAGCATTTTGACTCTTGCAACAATTGTCCCAGAagtaattgtcttgcaagttgtTTTGACTTTACAATAACTACCCCTCAAGTCATGCATATAATGAGATGTGGTTTTGATTGGCAATGCAAAACATTTGACACCAATAGTATTTCAAAATTAATCTCTTTTGTTTAAGTTATACAGCCACAGATTAGAAAGTTATGGATTCTTCTTTAGAAATGTGTTAATGAGTATGTATACAACACAACTAAAATAATTTCTTTTCGCGGTGGGATTTGGGGTAGGGCGGTTGTTAGACATTATGAAATGGTAATAAATACAGAAATAAGCATCTCACTATCACTTCATTAAAGGTTAATTGTTGCAACATTGATGTTTCCAGAGTACGTgctctttttttaatttaattattatttatttatttattactacTTATTTTTAATTGCTCATCTTTTGTGGCTGCACCACAAGTATTCCTCTGTTATATTCACTTCTCAGTAGCAATTACTGATGGTGTTAATGTTTCAATTTGTCTTAGTGTATATAGTACATGGTATTTCTTGCAAAATCTTTCATGGGATTCATTTACATCATCATTACTTTATTAATAAAATGCTGTTTTGCAATTATCTACTTGTTGCACTCTTGTATCCCTACTAATTTTTAAGTGATTTCCCTCCCGTTACAGCCCCAATGATATCTCTTATGTCTTCTCTGGATATGCACCATTTAGCATTCGTTTGATCCAGCATGCCATTCGATCTGGATGGTAAGTTTGAAATTTCAATACTAAAGGCCCTCTTCATAGCTATTATTGAGCATggaaattaattatttatctaacatgatcatatataaaatttaaagacAAAAGTTTATAGAGCTGCAAGTTTCATTTATAAGCAAGGTTCCAAtgatgttattgttattattagtaCATACTACTTTATAGTTGTGCTCTCTGTTGAGTTCCAATATTGTTCAGTTTCTTAGCTTATTTCAAATTGGAAGACTATATTGTATTATTATAAATAGCAATTTCCATGCTAATCAAATTATCTTAGCCTTTAGTTCCAGATTTTCATTTAAACACAATACATTTATTCAAAAAGATAATTTGATTGTGAGCTTAGTTTTAAAGCAACTCATGCAATATTAAATGTGATAATTGGTCTCTCAGGCGTCCTGTTGAAGAAATTTTGAAGCTGCTACCTGGACCTCACCTGGAAACAAAGAGGGTTAGTACTTATTAACTTTTCTAAATCATAATATCGGTGCATGCTATAATTGGCCAGCTGAAAATCTTATAACTGTTCCAGCAATATTTCACTTATCCTGTTCATATTAGTCACATCACTTGTATACTCCACTTACCTTAACCTCTCTTTCTATTTATACTTAAAGTTTGGCTTGCTTGGTTGCTTTTACAGGGTGCATTCTCAAATAGCCCATCATTTGACTCTTTATCAGGGGTTTCAACCGGCATAGCCAAGTATGGGTTTACATCAATCTCCATAAATGCAATGCTTGTGCATTGATTTGACACTGCTAAAACATTTAGCAATAATAATATAACTAATAAGGTTCAGATGGATCCTATCTTTTATTCATCCACAATTTATTATTTGTTAAGGGTATCACTTAGCAGCAGAGGTGAGCTTTACTACCTGGGAAAATAAACCCTAAATGCAAGAAAGAATTCAATCGCTTTTCTGCCATTTCCTTTGTTTTTAGTTTACTGAAAGAGATAGCAGTTGGAACTTGGTGGTTCACATTTGAAATAGGAGTTTCAGAAATTGCAAAAGATTTTAGTCTTAAAGGAAGAAGTTTTATAACTTCTTTGATAACGTTTTTTTTCCCTTCTGACCCGTTACATATTTCAGAGTACCTGATGGGAGGCGTGCCCTGGTGCTTGTTGTCTTTGTTGGAGGTGTTACCTTTGCAGAGATTTCTGCTCTTCGGTTTCTCTGTTCTCAGGTGTGGCAATCGTTTCTTTTTTCCAATTGCTTTTAACATGTTAACCAATACATTCTTCCTACTATTTAGATCCTGGTTTTGTAAATTTGGCTATTGATCCATAATGTAGCAGGTGAATGGACGTATTTGCTTAGTAAATTTGTGGCTTATCATGTCTTATCTTTTTGATGATGTGTACTAGAGGCATTATCTTTCTAGAATGGTGTATAGTGTGTCACATTAGGTGTGAATCTCTTCTTGTCATGAAATCGCTTGTTTCAAAAGGTTAAACTATTAGGTAGAGATACATAAATCGTCGCATCCAACACTTCTATTTGGTTCCTAAATCAAATTTATAGTGTTGATTTTGCAGGAAGGCATGGCATATGATTTAATCATTGCAACGACAAAAATAGTCAATGGACAAACCTTGGTTGAGACATTTATGGAGAAGCTAGGTTGATCAATCATtgcagttcttttttttttttttcatttttttaccttttattttttataaactaaattgTCTTTCCCGGCTTAGGGGGGTGAGATTATGTTTGATGATGCCAAATGAAAGCTATATGCAGCCTAATCGAGTTCTTCTAGAGTGATGCTTAACCAATGT contains the following coding sequences:
- the LOC107632864 gene encoding LOW QUALITY PROTEIN: vacuolar protein-sorting-associated protein 33 homolog (The sequence of the model RefSeq protein was modified relative to this genomic sequence to represent the inferred CDS: deleted 2 bases in 1 codon), which produces MAQIPNLDNAPINLISIREQSQKELINILKNIRGKKCLVIDPKLGDSLSLIIQTSLLKEHGVELRHLSADHIQTDCTKVVYLVQSQPNLMRHICSNIHHDESKGLQREYHVYFVPRRTVVCEKVLEEEKLHNMVTIGEYPLYIVPMDEDVLSFELDLAYKECQVDGDTSSLWHIAKAIHKLEFSFGVIPNLRAKGKASVRVADILNRMQAEEPVNSSDMVMPEINTLILLDREVDMVTPLCSQLTYEGLLDEFLNIKNGSVELDASIMGLQQEGKKTKVPLNSTDKLFKEIRDLNFEVVVQVDFIFILTNFSLSLTLSLSLSLSLSLSLTHTHTHTHMPKKHFDYLRRELLHSYGFEHITTLNNLEKAGLFKKQESRSNWLTIKRALQLVVEDTDTANPNDISYVFSGYAPFSIRLIQHAIRSGWRPVEEILKLLPGPHLETKRGAFSNSPSFDSLSGVSTGIAKVPDGRRALVLVVFVGGVTFAEISALRFLCSQEGMAYDLIIATTKIVNGQTLVETFMEKLG